CATCTGCGGTCAGCCGGACTTTGTCCCGACTTGAACAGAGCCTGCAGACAACGTTGCTTAACCGCACCACCCGCCGCATGCATCTGACCGAAGAAGGTCGCTTTCTGCTGGAGCATGCCCGAATCATTGTTGCGCGGATGCAGGCCATGCAGGAAACACTTGCCACCAGGCGACAATCGCCGGCCGGACGGTTGCGAATCAATGCGGCCTCGCCATTCATGCGGCATATGATCGTGCCCTACATTGGCGCATTTCGGCAGCGCTATCCGCATATCCAGTTGCAGCTCAATACCCATGACCTGAATATTGATTTACTTGAGCAAAGCACGGATGTTGCCATTCGGATTGGTGCACTGCAAGATTCGACCCTGCACGCCCGCCCGCTGGGCGGCAGCGCGCTCAACCTGCTGGCCAGTCCCGATTACTTATCCCGCTGCGGTACGCCGCAGACGGTCGCAGCGCTGGACGAGCATACATTGCTGGGCTTTACTCAACCGGAAAGCCTGAATCTGTGGCCCATTAGGCGCGCCGATGCTTCCGACAGACTGATGATTACCCCGGGTGTAGCGGCCTCCAGTGGCGAAACGTTGCGTCAATTGGCGCTGACCGGACAGGGCATTGCCTGCCTGTCTGAATTCATGACGTATGACGATATCCGCGATGGACGCCTGCTGCGGATTTTGCCCATGTTGACAGAAAAGCACGTTCAGCCGATTCATGCCGTGTTTTACCGAAATTCTTCGCTGGCCTTGCGGATTCAAAGTTTCATCGATTTTATGCAGGAGACGCTGGCAGCCCAGCCCTGGAACCGCCGGTAAACGCTTTGTTCGCTGCGCTGCGGGTCAGTGACGGATAATCGTTCTGATACGGCCCGAACGCATTCGCTGACTCTGACCGCCTTTGATAACAGAGGTTTTCTGGATACGACCGATGCCAGCAGCGCCCTGTCCGGTTAGCGGATTGACTGCATAATTGTTATAGCGGATCTCATAATGCAGATGCGCGCCGGTCACCTTACCCGTATCGCCCAAATGGCCAATGACTTCGCCTTTGTCAACAACCCGTCCCACCGCCAGGCGCGGGGCAAATTTCTGCAAATGCGCGTATAGTGTTTCATAACCTGAACCATGTTCCACGATCACGGTATTACCGTAGCCGCCCTTGGCGCCCGCGAACGATATCCTGCCGCCCAGTGTCGTTTTGACCTGGCTACCTACCGGCGCAACCAGATCCACGCCGGCGTGAAAGCGCAACTGATTGTAGATGGGATGCATGCGCAAGCCAAAACGGGACGAGACATAACTCTTGTCCAGTGGCGAGGACAAAAAGCCCATGATTTTCAGGTCCAGTTTCAGGGATGGTCCGCAGCCCCTGGCGCTGCAGCCCTTTGGCGGGTCCAGGTCATCGGCCAGGCCACGTATGGTTTTGACATCGGAGTCGACCGTTGGCACATCGGGCACCGTGTCCAGGTCCTCATCGGATTGGGCAAGCGCAGGCAGCGCGTGCATAGCGGCGGCAAGACAGCCAAGCAGCATCAGCGTGTGCCTGCCGGCCCGACTCAGGACGGCGCGCATGAAAGGAAATGGGTTTGTATGTACATGAAAGTGCATTTTACTTATTTCAGCTCAATCGCAGCGCAAATCCGTGTATAGTTTTTGTTTCTACCCATTTTCCAATTGCACAGCGATACAGGGATATATCTTTGCCGGGAGCGCCGTTGCCTTCGACGGCCTCTTTTGAACCATGTTATCCGAAAAAATACGCAGCAAATACCGCCCAATGTTCAGACTTACTGTCATCCTTTCTTTTCTTGTCGGCCTGAGCGCCTGCTCGGACCGGCCGGACGATGAACGTCTGCGACTGGCGCTGATGTCCGATTGCATGGTGACGCGTGCCTCCCTGTTGCTTAGCGGCAAATACGTTGACAAACAGGCGGTGGCAACCATTCAGCAGGAATGTCATGCGGCCTACGCAACATTGATGCAGAACGTCTCTGCGAAACAGCTGCGTAACCAGCAGACCGAAGTATATGACAGCTTTCAGCGCGCTTACCGCATGAAATATTCGCTGCACGATGTCTTTGATAGCTTGCCACCTGCAGCCAAAACCACGTACGAGAAACTGGCAACCACGCTTTTCGGCCTGAAAAAGAGGATCTCGGCATATGAAAGATACCCGTGATCGCATGCGTTTAATAAAATATCTGATTGCCGTGCTGTTCTTGCTGATTGCATTGGCGTACCTGTGGACCAGCCTGAGTCGCCCTCACGAGACTGCTGGCGAGTATTCGCAGTTCGACAAGGAACGGGCTATTATTGCCTGCATGACCGCCGAGTACGCAACCAATTACACGGACGATCCGGCAGAGACAGATATGTTTCCGGAGTGTGAAGCACGCTTCGAAAAGCTCAAGGCCACATTGCCTTATGCCGAATATGTTCGTATTCAGCAGACACCGGTGTCTGCCGAGACCGGCCCGGTGCAAATGCAGCCCTACGAAGTGTTTCTGCAGATTATGACTGGCGCGGATCGCTGATTCTGCTGCCCTTAGCTTATTGACAATTGTTCCAAAGGATGTGCTTGAAAAATGCAAAAGAACAAAAGAAAAACAATGATCGCTCTGGCCATTGCGGGCCTGACTGCCGGTTCGCTGGTAGTGGCCGCATCCCAGGCTCATGCTGATGAAAGCAAATGGCCCGAACATTCGCTCAAGCTGATTGTGCCTTTTGGCCCCGGTTCCACACCCGATCAGATTGCGCGCATTATTGCCGGCAGCGCCGAGAAAAAACTGGGCCGGACGATCGTGATAGAAAACAAAGCCGGCGCGGGCGGCAATATTGGTACCAACCTGGTGGCCAAAGCCAAACCTGATGGCTATACCTTCGGTATTTCCATTACCGGCCCGCTGGTGAACAACCAATTTATCTACAATAATTTGCCTTACGAGCCGGAAAAGGATCTTGCGCCGTTGACCATGGCAGTGACGCAACCGAATGTGATTGTCGTGACAAAGCAATCGGGCATTAAGACATTGAAAGAGCTGATTAGCAAGATCCAGGCCGAGCCGGACAAGCTTAATTTTGCAACATCGGGCAACGGTACTGGCTCACATCTGTCCATCGAATTGATGCTGCAGGCAGTGAACGGCAAGGCGACCGCTGTGCCCTATCCTTCTTCGCCCGCCGCACTCAATTCACTGATTGCAGGCGATACCCAGTTCACTGCGCTGGCGCCCATTGCCGTGCTGCCTCTGGTCAAAGAAGGCCGGCTGGTTGCATTGGCGCAGACCAGTGCGCAGCGCAACAGTTCCCTGCCGGATATTCCTACGGTGTCAGAGGCAGGTGCGCCCGGCATTGAAGGCGCTGCCTGGTCCGGTTTTGTTATTTCGTCAAAAGTGCCGATTGCCATCCGCAATATGCTTACCGACGCGCTATTGACTGCGCTGCGTGATCCAGAAGTAGGCAAACAGCTTAAGGCGATTTATATGGATCCCATACCGAGCACGCCGGAAGCGTTTCGCGATTATATGAATCAAGAGAAAGCGCGCTGGAAACCGTTGATTGAAAAACTGAATCTGAAAATCAATTGATCGTCAGAACTGAACGGACAGGCCGCCATCTACAGCGATGACTTGTCCATTGATATAGGCTGAAAGGTCAGAAGCCAGGAACACCGCCAGTCCGGCAATTTCTTCTGGCCTGCCCCAGCGTCCTGTCGGATTGCGCGTTGCCAGCGTTTGTCCGGCTGCGGAATTGACCATTTCCAGATTGGTCTCTGTGGCAAAGGTGCCTGGCGCAATCGCGTTGCTGGTAATGCCGCTGGCGGCAAACTCCACTGCCAGCGCCCGCATCATACCGGTCAGGCCTTGTTTGGCAACGGGATAGACGCCATCGCCGGGGCGGGCGATGTGCCCTGCCACCGACGTGATAGTGATCAGCCTGCCCCACTGCTGCTTTTTCATCAGCGCTGCCGCTTTCTGTGACAAATACATGGCCCCCAGCAGATTGACTTGCAGCATTTGCTGCATTTGCGCAAAATTGAAAGCAGCCAGAGGTTGGCGGATCCGGATTCCCATATTGTTGACCAGCACGTCGCAACGGCCGTGCTGCTCCTCCAGGTAAGCCATGCAGCGGTCAATGTCAGCCACAACGGACATATCTCCAACCAGGCCTTGCACTTGTATACCTGTTTGCCGCAGTGCAGCGCGGGCCTGTTCTACAGATTCGGCGCTGCGACCGTTGATATATACCAGCGCGCCACTGCGCGCCATGGCCGAAGCCATTTCCAGGCCAAGTCCGCGTGTTGAGCCGCTGATCAAGACCACTTTATCATGCAGCCCGAAGCCGTCTGTGTAGGAACCCTGTTGTTGCATTGCTTTCCTTGAATATCTGCTGTAGCTGGCTTTTGTAACACGGCCCGAACAATGTCAAGCGTATGCAATGAGCCGGTTTACGGTTAAACTTGAACCTATTTTCACCCAATTGCCTGGAAAAAGTAAATGTTTGCCAGAAACACCCCTTTTAATTACGAGAAAATCTTAAAAGCGTGTGCAAAAGGACAGAAAAGTGCCTTGCAGACTCTGTTCAAGCATGAAGCACCGCTCATGGTTGCCTTGTCCCTGCGCGTATTGGGTAATTACAATCTGGCCGAGCAGGCCGTCGTATCTGCATTTGTGCTTATCTGGAACAATGCCGAGGCCTACGACGAGGACATGGGGCCGGCACGCGGGTGGATTTTCTCTATCCTGCGCTATCGAATCAGCCAGATTTTCAAGGAACACTACGACGCCATTCAGGCGGCCAGCAAGGGTCAGGATGAATCGGTGCTCAATGAAGTCTCCAGCAATCTGCATGCAGACGTGCGTGAAGACCTGCCGGTCACACCGGCTTTTTATCTACATCTGGAAGAGTTGCCCGAAGAGCCGCAAAAGGCGCTGATCAATATGTATTTCAGCGGCATGTCGCAGGCGCAAACCGCGACCAAAGTGGGCATGCCGCTGGGCCGATTCAAGGAAAATCTGTTTCTTGGGCTGCAGCACCTGGCCAAGCATCTGCCTGAATTTTCTCCACCGCATCATGCGACTGAAAAAATGGGCGAATATGTACTGGGCGGGTTGTCCGAAAACGAAGAAAAATTGGTCTACAAATTAATGAATGACGATGCCGGTGTCTCGCGCATCGCCTTGCTATGGGAAGCCCAGTTCACTCATCTGCTCAGCCAGTTGCCGGCACAAGTGGCCAGCAGCCGGGTGTGGGAGAAAATAAAGAACGCCGCCTTTGCCAAGGCGCAGATCAACGCTGCACAGGGAACAGAGACAGACGACGATGACGGCACCGAACAGCCCTATGCTTCGGGTTTAAAAACCACCTTGCGCAAGCTCTGGTTCATGCTTCCCCTGTGGCGCACATTGGCGCTGCTATTGGCCATTGCTGCATTTACTTTCTGGTATGTAGGCACCCCTGCTTCGGATTTGCCTAAAAAAGTGGCCGTGCTGGACTCGTCCATGAGCAATGCCCAAACGGGCTGGGTCGTTCGATTCAATGCCGCCGGCGATGCCCACTTTTCTCCGGTCGTGCGCCAGACCGTGTCGGACGGACTGGTGCTCCAGGTATGGAAACGATCCAGCGGATCCGACAGCGCCCTTGCCCTGATCCGTGACAGCAAAGCCTTTGTCCTGACCGCAGAACTAGTAGGGTCCATTGCGGCGGGTGATCAGCTGTTGATCAGCCTGGAACCCGATGGTGGTTCGCGCAATGACCGGCCTTCGGGCACCATCCTGTACAAGGGAACCGTCGCAGATCTGTAGCGCGGGTTCGCCACAACCGGGCTTGGTTCGAAAATAACGCAACTCTGAAGTATCCGGGCTCTTTTAAGGACCTGAGGCATAACGGGTTGTCCCCAGTGAGGTCCGGTCTTATACACGTCTTTGCAACAGGCGTTGGTAACCCGTTAAACGTGTGGCCTTTGCGCAAATAGGGATCGATACCCTGCTGGCAAACCGTAGGCCGGTATCGCGTTTTTCAGCTGAAATTCAGGAGCTGATGAAAAATATAAGCGTCGACGCAAGAAGATAAAGTATGATTGTAATAATTCGCCATAATTCTTCATAAATAGCACTAAATGTCATTAATCCTGCTTCTAATTCTTCCATTTCTGGGTAGTATACTTGTCGGCCTGCTGCCCGTACACGCCAGATCTCCGGAAGCTTGGATGGCAGGTATTATCGCGATCGTCGGCGCGCTGATTACCTTGTCTTTTTTGCCCGACATGCTGCAGGGCAACACCGTTGTCCAGACCCTCGAATGGGTGCCCTCCTACAAGCTGAATCTTGTATTTCGCATGGACGGCTATGCATGGCTTTTTTCGTTGCTGATTACCGTTATGGGTGCGCTGGTGGTGCTGTATGCGCGCTACTATATGTCGCCCAAAGATCCGGTTACCCGGTTCTATTCTTTCTTTCTGGCATTCATGGGTTCAATGCTGGGCGTGGTGCTGTCCGGCAATATTATCCAGCTGGTTATCTTCTGGGAACTGACCAGTCTGTCCTCATTCATGCTGATCGCCTACTGGAATCATCGCCAGGACGCCAAGCGCGGGGCCAGGATGGCACTGACCATTACTGCGGCCGGCGGGTTCTGTCTGCTGGCGGCCATGTTGATGATCGGGCATATTGTGGGCAGCTATGATCTGGATGCTGTGCTCAATTCGGGCGACACCTTGCGCAATCACCCATGGTATGTGACCATTCTGATTCTGTTCGCGCTTGGTGCCCTGACCAAAAGTGCGCAGTTTCCCTTCCATTTCTGGCTGCCAAATGCAATGGCCGCGCCTACGCCGGTCTCCGCTTACCTGCATTCGGCAACCATGGTCAAGGCCGGCGTGTTCATTCTGGCGCGCTTCTGGCCGGTGCTGGCGGGCACCTCGGCCTGGTTCTGGATTATCGGCATGGCCGGACTGTGTTCGCTGTTTCTGGGGGCCTATGTTGCGACCTTCCAGAGGGACATGAAAGCGGTCCTGGCGTATTCTACGATCAGTCATCTTGGCCTGATTACCCTGCTGTTAGGCCTGAACAGCAAACTGGCGCTGATCGCCGCCCTGTTTCACATGATCAATCATGCCACCTTCAAGGCATCGCTCTTTATGGCCACCGGCATTGTCGATCATGAAACCGGCACCCGGGACCTGGTGCTGCTGTCCGGGCTGCGCAAGGCCATGCCGATCACCGCAACACTGGCCGTTGTGGCTGCGGCTGCCATGGCGGGTGTGCCGTTGCTCAACGGTTTTATTTCAAAAGAAATGTTTTTTGCCGAAACGCTGAACTTGCCGGATTATCTTGAAGTCTCTCGTTGGTTGCCGGTCTTCGCCGTGCTGGCCAGCGCCTTCAGTGTGGCCTATTCCCTGCGGCTGATCATGCAGGTCTTTTTTGGCCCAGGCGACCGATCTGCCCAGCGAGCCGCACGAGCCACCGTTGTGGATGCTTGTACCCAGCGGCATTCTGGTGCTGACCTGCCTGTTGATTGGCATCATGCCGCAAACCATTATCGGCCCGGTGCTGTCTTCCGCTGCGCATTCGATTCTCGGGCCAACATTGCCGCAATACAGTCTTGCTATATGGCATGGTTTCAATTTGCCGCTCACGATGAGCCTGATCGCCATGGGCGGCGGCGTCCTGCTTGCCCTGGTCCTGCGACCCCTGCAGCGACGCAAGCCTGGCCAGACCCCGCTGCTGTATCGCATCGACGGACGTATTTTCTTTGATTTCCTGATGAATCTGCTGGATACGGTGGCCTATCAGGCAATAAATCTGTTTTCCACCAAACGGCTGCAGCCCCAGGTATTGTGGATTGTCGTTATTACTGTCGTGGTCACCATTCTGCCGTTATTGCTGTTTGAAGCCTGGCCGCAACTGGTCATGCGCAATATTGATCTGCCCTTTACGCTGTTGTGGATTATCGGTTCATGCTGCGCTGTTGGCGCGGCCTATCAGGCGAAATACAACCGTTTCCGATCTCTGGTTCTGCTCGGCGGCGCCGGCCTGTGCAGCAGCCTCACTTATCTGTGGCTGTCAGCACCGGACCTTGCGCTTACCCAATTGGTTGTCGAAATGGTGACCACCATCCTGCTGTTGCTCGGATTACGCTGGCTGCCACGCAGAATGTCAACGGAACCGCCTTCGGACCGCGGTCGGGCCCTAGTGCGACGTTTGCGCGATATGACCATCGCCGTGATCGCCGGCCTGGGCATGTCCGTGCTCACCTACTTGCAGTTATCGCGCCCAGCCTGAGGCGTCTCGTCGTTTTATCTGGAAAAAGCGCTACCCGAGGGTGGCGGCACCAATGTCGTCAATGTTTTGCTGGTAGACTTCCGCGGCTTTGATACCTACGGTGAAATTACGGTGCTCAGTATTGTCGCCCTGACCGTATACGCCCTGTTGCGACGTTTTCGTCCGCCGCGAGAAAGCTTGAAGGCGCTGGAAGACCGGCGTTTTCGACAGAGCGGCGATACGGCTGTTGTCGACGAGGATGCAGAACTGCCAACTGGCACAATGTTGGTGCCGACCGTACTTTCGCGCTTTATTATGCCGATTGCCACGCTGATTGCCTTATTTTTCCTGTTGCGCGGACATAATTTGCCCGGCGGCGGTTTTGTTGCCGGTCTGATTTTTGCTGCCGCTGTTATTCTGCAATATATGATGGGCGGCATTCGCTGGGTCGAAGATCGCTCGCGGATCTTTCCCCAGTACTGGATTGCAGGCGGCTTATTGATGGCCGGCGCTGCCGGTATGTCCGCATGGCTGTTCAAGCTACCGTTTTTATCGGCACTGGCCGCAGATGTTGACCTTGGCCCGCTTGGACATGTGCATTTGTCCAGTGTCATCCTGTTTGACCTGGGTGTATTCGCAGTCGTTGTTGGCTCTACCCTATTCATGTTGGTCGCGTTGAGTCACCAATCCTTGCGGTTTTACAAAAAAGTGTCGGCCGAGACGGCCGAAGAAAATACCAGTAGCGAGACCATCGCATCTGATCCGGGCAGCGATAGCAATGTGTCGCCCAAACCAGCGCCGCCGTCGAATACCCAGGGAGCACCAACATGGAACTGATTTTATCAATCGCCATCGGCATTATGGCCGGCTCGGGTATCTGGCTGTTGCTGCGTCCGCGTACTTACCAGGTTATTATCGGTCTGACGCTGGTCTCCTATGCAGTCAATTTGTTCATTTTCGCCACAGGTAAACTGACCACCGGCGCGCCGCCGATTCTGAAAAAAGGTGTGGCCACAACCCTGGCTAATTATGCCGATCCTCTGCCACAGGCCCTGGTACTGACCGCCATTGTGATCAGCTTTGCCACCACGGCCCTGTTTCTGGTGGTGATCCTCGCTTTGCGCGGCTTGTCCAATACGGACCACGTAGATGGGACGGAGTCGCAATGAGTCAGTGGATGAATCACCTTCCCATCCTGCCGGTTGCTATCCCGATGATCATGGGCGCGTTTATGCTGGTGCTGCGCGATCAGCATCGGAACGCAGCCGTTGTTCTGGGCGTTGTTTCCGTGCTAGCTCAGTTTTGCATCGCGGTGGCTTTGTTCGGCATTACAACCGGGCGTATTCCCAACGACTACGAAAACCATATCATGGTTTACCTACTGGGTAATTGGCAGGCGCCTTTTGCCATCGTGCTGGTGGCCGACCAGCTTAGCGCCATCATGTTGATTTTGACCGCGGTGCTGGGGCTGTGCTCTCTGCTGTATTCAACAGCCCTTTGGGATCGTGCCGGGGTCTTTTTCCACCCCTTGTTTCAGTTCATTCTGATGGGATTGAACGGCGCCTTTCTTACCGGCGATCTGTTCAATCTGTTTGTCTTTTTTGAAATTTTCCTGGCTGCCTCTTATGGCCTGGCGCTGCATGGCTCGGGCATGGCCCGGGTTGCTGCCGGCCTGCACTACGTTACCGTCAACCTGATTGCTTCATTCCTGTTGCTGATCGCCATTTCAGTGCTGTATGGCATTACCGGCACGCTGAATATGGCAGATCTGGGGTTGCGCGCCGCTACGCTAAGTGGCGACGATCGACGGTTGTTCGAGGCCGCGTGTGCCATCCTGGGTATCGCCTTTCTGATCAAGGCAGGCGCCTGGCCATTGAACTTCTGGCTGACCAGCGCCTATTCGGCCGCCGTGGCACCGGTAGCGGCACTGTTCGCGATCATGAGCAAGGTAGGCATCTATGCATTACTGCGCATTGGTTCGCTGCTGCTGCCAACAGGTGCGCCGGCGGCGTTCAGCGGCGACTGGATGTACGTCATCGGACTGGCAACCCTGTTGTTCGGCACCCTGGGTATTTTGTCGGAAAAAACAGCGGTCGACTGGTGGGCTATTGCATCATTATGTCTTCCGGCACCCTGCTTTCGGCACTGGGCATGCCAAGCGTCATTCTGACGGCCGTCCCTGTACTATATGCTCAGTTCTGTGTTGGTAACCAGTACGTTCTTTTACCTAATTGAACTTATCAAACGTACCGAATCTTTCGGGGGGAATGTGCTGGCGGTCAGTCTGGAAGCCTTCAGCGCCGAGGACCAGGATAGCTCGGATTATTCCGGAACCGTTGTAGGCAAACCAATACCGTTCGCCCTGGCGTTTCTGGGGTTGGCATTTTTCATCTGTGCGCTGGTTATTGCCGGTATGCCCCCGTTCTCGGGCTTTATTGCCAAGTTCGCGCTGCTGTCCAAAGCGCTGGATCTGTCGCAGACCAATGCTGCCACCACAACCAGCGTGTGGCTGCTGGTGGCTGCCATGCTGATTTCCGGCATGGCCACGGTGATTGCCCTGGGACGCGCCGGCATTAGAATGTTCTGGAGCAGTGAGAAATTAAAGCCGCCGGTGCTCAGCCGCCGCGAAGCCTTCCCCATCACCCTGCTGCTGATGCTGTGTATTGCACTGACTGTGTTTGCCGGTCCAGTGATGGACCAGCTCTCACTGACGGCCAAGCAACTGGATAACCCGGGCACTTATATGAAGGCGGTGCTCAACAGCCGACCAGCCGTCATATCGTCACATGGAGGTGCGCAATGAAATCGTGGTTTTCGTGGGTACCCATGACCCTGTTTCTCGCCGTCATCTGGATGCTGCTGGCTCATACACCGTTAAGCACCGCGACCCTGGTTTTTGCCTTTGTTGCCTCTCTGATTATTGTCCTGATGTCGCGCAGGTTGCGGCCATTTCTGGCCAGACCCAAACGGATTTGGGTCATACTGAAGCTGACCTGTGTTGTCCTGGCAGACACGTTTCATTCCAACGTGGCAGCCATCAAAATCGTTCTTGGTTATCCGAAAATCAAGTACACACCGGGATTCGTCTCGATCCCTCTGACACTGCGTGATCCGCACGGGCTCGCAATTCTGGCCGCGATCATCAACTATGCGCCGGGCACGCTTTGGGCCGGCTTTCCGGAGTCGGGAGATTACGTGCAATTGCATATTCTGGACTTGCCCCAGGAAAGCGACTGGGCGGCTTTTATTATTGAACGCTATGAGAAACCATTGAAGGAGATTTTTGAATAATGGAAACCCTTCTGATCTGGTCCTGCTATTTCACCTTATTTTGTTTTGCGCTGGCAGGCGTGATTCTGAGCCATCCCCTGTTTGTCGGGCCAACGCCTCAGGATCGGGTGCTGGGTATTGACGCCCTTTATCTGATCGGCATGATGATCGCATTAACGCTGGGCATGCTATATCGCACATCGTGGTATTTTGATATCGCCTTGCTGGTCAGCCTTTTCGGTTTTCTGAGCACGGCGGCCATGGCGCGCTTTCTGCTGCGCGGCGAGGTGATCGAGCCATGATGGATACCCTGTCTCCCTGGATTGTGATTCCCGCTTCAGTGTTGATTGTAATCAGCGGTCTGCTGGTGCTGACAGCCAGTATCGGCATGGTCCGGGTCAGCAGCTTCCTGCCCCGCACTCATATACAGGCCATCATTTACTCCACTGCCCTCTGGTCCCTGCTGCTGGCTTCCCTGCTGCTGACTTTCAATCTTCAGGATCGCACCTTCCTGCATGAAATATTGATTGGTATCTTTATTTTCATCACGTCGCCGGTCAGTACCATTTTGCTGGTGCGTTCTTTTGTTTTACGTGAAGAACGGGCGAGCACGCTCGATGAAAGTGCCACGGCTTCGGCCAGGCCAACTGCTGAACCCAGTGTAGCGGAAAACGACCGTACGGCGGCCAGCGACGTGGCCTCCATAGAAGCGGAACTGGAAATGGAACCGGAGCAGGACCAGGACCAGGACCAGAAAAACGAACTTGATAAGCAAACGACGCGACGGCCCGGCCCACCCGCCGATTTACCAAAAGCCTGATTCAGATCGGATGCAAGGCAGTGCTCCGGCAGCTTTTATGCATCAGGCGGGCATTATCTGCCGGATGTCTGATATTGCTTTGTGAATGCGCTGCGCGT
Above is a window of Advenella kashmirensis WT001 DNA encoding:
- a CDS encoding SDR family oxidoreductase translates to MQQQGSYTDGFGLHDKVVLISGSTRGLGLEMASAMARSGALVYINGRSAESVEQARAALRQTGIQVQGLVGDMSVVADIDRCMAYLEEQHGRCDVLVNNMGIRIRQPLAAFNFAQMQQMLQVNLLGAMYLSQKAAALMKKQQWGRLITITSVAGHIARPGDGVYPVAKQGLTGMMRALAVEFAASGITSNAIAPGTFATETNLEMVNSAAGQTLATRNPTGRWGRPEEIAGLAVFLASDLSAYINGQVIAVDGGLSVQF
- a CDS encoding Bug family tripartite tricarboxylate transporter substrate binding protein, which gives rise to MQKNKRKTMIALAIAGLTAGSLVVAASQAHADESKWPEHSLKLIVPFGPGSTPDQIARIIAGSAEKKLGRTIVIENKAGAGGNIGTNLVAKAKPDGYTFGISITGPLVNNQFIYNNLPYEPEKDLAPLTMAVTQPNVIVVTKQSGIKTLKELISKIQAEPDKLNFATSGNGTGSHLSIELMLQAVNGKATAVPYPSSPAALNSLIAGDTQFTALAPIAVLPLVKEGRLVALAQTSAQRNSSLPDIPTVSEAGAPGIEGAAWSGFVISSKVPIAIRNMLTDALLTALRDPEVGKQLKAIYMDPIPSTPEAFRDYMNQEKARWKPLIEKLNLKIN
- a CDS encoding K+/H+ antiporter subunit F, yielding METLLIWSCYFTLFCFALAGVILSHPLFVGPTPQDRVLGIDALYLIGMMIALTLGMLYRTSWYFDIALLVSLFGFLSTAAMARFLLRGEVIEP
- a CDS encoding monovalent cation/H(+) antiporter subunit G, giving the protein MMDTLSPWIVIPASVLIVISGLLVLTASIGMVRVSSFLPRTHIQAIIYSTALWSLLLASLLLTFNLQDRTFLHEILIGIFIFITSPVSTILLVRSFVLREERASTLDESATASARPTAEPSVAENDRTAASDVASIEAELEMEPEQDQDQDQKNELDKQTTRRPGPPADLPKA
- a CDS encoding anti-sigma factor domain-containing protein encodes the protein MQTLFKHEAPLMVALSLRVLGNYNLAEQAVVSAFVLIWNNAEAYDEDMGPARGWIFSILRYRISQIFKEHYDAIQAASKGQDESVLNEVSSNLHADVREDLPVTPAFYLHLEELPEEPQKALINMYFSGMSQAQTATKVGMPLGRFKENLFLGLQHLAKHLPEFSPPHHATEKMGEYVLGGLSENEEKLVYKLMNDDAGVSRIALLWEAQFTHLLSQLPAQVASSRVWEKIKNAAFAKAQINAAQGTETDDDDGTEQPYASGLKTTLRKLWFMLPLWRTLALLLAIAAFTFWYVGTPASDLPKKVAVLDSSMSNAQTGWVVRFNAAGDAHFSPVVRQTVSDGLVLQVWKRSSGSDSALALIRDSKAFVLTAELVGSIAAGDQLLISLEPDGGSRNDRPSGTILYKGTVADL
- a CDS encoding M23 family metallopeptidase — translated: MLLGCLAAAMHALPALAQSDEDLDTVPDVPTVDSDVKTIRGLADDLDPPKGCSARGCGPSLKLDLKIMGFLSSPLDKSYVSSRFGLRMHPIYNQLRFHAGVDLVAPVGSQVKTTLGGRISFAGAKGGYGNTVIVEHGSGYETLYAHLQKFAPRLAVGRVVDKGEVIGHLGDTGKVTGAHLHYEIRYNNYAVNPLTGQGAAGIGRIQKTSVIKGGQSQRMRSGRIRTIIRH
- a CDS encoding Na+/H+ antiporter subunit E, coding for MKSWFSWVPMTLFLAVIWMLLAHTPLSTATLVFAFVASLIIVLMSRRLRPFLARPKRIWVILKLTCVVLADTFHSNVAAIKIVLGYPKIKYTPGFVSIPLTLRDPHGLAILAAIINYAPGTLWAGFPESGDYVQLHILDLPQESDWAAFIIERYEKPLKEIFE
- a CDS encoding Na+/H+ antiporter subunit C, encoding MELILSIAIGIMAGSGIWLLLRPRTYQVIIGLTLVSYAVNLFIFATGKLTTGAPPILKKGVATTLANYADPLPQALVLTAIVISFATTALFLVVILALRGLSNTDHVDGTESQ
- a CDS encoding LysR family transcriptional regulator, which encodes MTTNSDDLLTFVTVIDSGSISAAAEQLNLTPSAVSRTLSRLEQSLQTTLLNRTTRRMHLTEEGRFLLEHARIIVARMQAMQETLATRRQSPAGRLRINAASPFMRHMIVPYIGAFRQRYPHIQLQLNTHDLNIDLLEQSTDVAIRIGALQDSTLHARPLGGSALNLLASPDYLSRCGTPQTVAALDEHTLLGFTQPESLNLWPIRRADASDRLMITPGVAASSGETLRQLALTGQGIACLSEFMTYDDIRDGRLLRILPMLTEKHVQPIHAVFYRNSSLALRIQSFIDFMQETLAAQPWNRR